In a single window of the Osmerus eperlanus chromosome 2, fOsmEpe2.1, whole genome shotgun sequence genome:
- the arhgap44a gene encoding rho GTPase-activating protein 44 isoform X3: MKKQFNRMRQLANQTVGRAEKTEVLSDDLLQVEKRLDLVKQVTHSTHKKLTACLQGQQGADVEKRSVKSPSKKLPLTILAQCMVEGASVLGDDSLLGKMLTLCGETEEKLAQELIQFEFQIERDVVEPLYVLAEVDIPNIQKQRKHLAKLVLDMDSARTRFHQSSKSSSNPSNLQLGGAKADALREEMEEAANRMEICRDQLSADMYNFVAKEIDYANYFQTLIEIQAEYHRKSLEILQSVLPQIKAHQEAWVEKPSYGKALEEHLNISGREIAFPIEACVTMLLECGMQEEGLFRVAPSASKLKKLKASLDCGVMDVQEYSADPHAIAGALKSYLRELPEPLMASELYEEWIQASNVQDMDKRLQALLVACEKLPTDNLNNFRYLIKFLSKLTDYQDSNKMTPGNIAIVLGPNLLWTHSEANVTEMMTTVSLQIVGIIEPIIQHADWFFPGEIEFNLTGSYGSPIHTNHNSNYSSMPSPDMDQSERKPQHDQSRRPLSVATDNMMLEFYKKDGIRKIQSMGVRVMDTNWVSRKGSSTLVRKTSSTPPGLQGPGSADNLIPEQPGELAPSPSPTPPPGDRAGSDDVSPNRPDSSHVYPPPGEDRPPPPYPTSSCHPAPHHFYPKPPPCARPVAPGPESQPPGSPPPPLRWSGFTPPLPPPSSSSSSSSSSLDINSNPKPSCLHFPKHGPPGDVSHAPPPDPTASPLYIKTPLVLTRHDLSLGNPPSLPSSAPPPWAACPCARERGPRLTSTLKSKELSPVIGHKAVQVAGPTVPPVGGQQSCSQSPHSTEHSPHTMRKGSKKLAPVPPKVPYGQSCGMSDQSTGQPSPVSLSPTPPSTPSPYGLACPPGQALASSPGQTPLCGAPHSLSSPPSLTGTLTKSRPAPKPRQRPSLPPPQPPGAPPGLSGAPGPQPLEQGLLDGLSPGESMSTDIFNYEIPSFNVNLDSLIDEFSGGPCRRSLAVADTPEGETGPEEDGQSTTL; this comes from the exons ATGAAGAAGCAATTCAATCGAATGCGACAGCTCGCTAACCAAACGGTGGGCAG GGCAGAAAAAACAGAGGTCCTAAGCGACGATCTTTTGCAG GTGGAGAAACGTCTGGATCTAGTCAAACAGGTGACCCACAGCACTCACAAGAAGCTTACCGCCTGCCTGCAGGGTCAACAGGGAGCAGATGTGGAGAAGAGATCCGTCAAGTCTCCCTCG AAGAAGCTACCACTTACCATCCTAGCACAATGTATGGTGGAGGGAGCATCAGTGTTAGGGGACGACTCCCTGCTTGG GAAGATGCTGACGTTGTgcggggagacagaggagaagctGGCCCAGGAGCTGATACAGTTTGAGttccagatagagagagatgttgtGGAGCCTCTCTATGTGCTGGCTGAG GTGGACATCCCTAATATCCAGAAACAGAGAAAGCATCTAGCTAAGCTAGTCTTAGACATGGACTCGGCCAGGACAAG ATTCCACCAGTCCTCCAAGTCCTCCAGTAACCCTAGCAACCTGCAGCTGGGCGGGGCCAAGGCCGATGCTCTCCGTGAAGAAATGGAGGAGGCGGCCAATCGGATGGAGATCTGCAGG GATCAGCTGTCTGCAGACATGTACAATTTTGTGGCCAAAGAAATAGACTATGCAAACTACTTTCAGACG CTGATAGAGATACAGGCAGAGTACCACAGGAAGTCTCTAGAGATCCTCCAGAGTGTCCTCCCCCAAATCAAAGCCCACCAGG AGGCGTGGGTGGAGAAGCCGTCCTATGGCAAAGCTCTGGAGGAGCATCTGAACATCAGCGGCAGAGAGATAGCCTTCCCCATAGAGGCCTGCGTCACCATGCTGCTGGAGTGCGGCATGCAGGAAGAG GGACTGTTCAGGGTGGCTCCCTCAGCGTCCAAGCTGAAGAAGCTGAAAGCCTCGCTCGACTGCGGCGTCATGGACGTGCAGGAGTACTCCGCTGACCCCCACGCCATCGCAG GGGCTCTGAAGTCATACCTCCGGGAGCTCCCAGAGCCTCTGATGGCCAGTGAACTTTACGAGGAGTGGATCCAGGCCTCTAA TGTTCAGGATATGGACAAGAGATTACAAGCATTGCTGGTGGCCTGTGAGAAACTACCAACTGACAATTTAAACAACTTCAG ATATTTGATCAAGTTCCTGTCGAAGCTAACCGATTACCAGGATTCGAACAAGATGACTCCTGGTAACATTGCTATCGTTCTGGGGCCCAACCTGCTGTGGACCCACTCTGAGGC GAACGTGACCGAGATGATGACCACCGTGTCCCTTCAGATCGTGGGTATCATTGAGCCCATTATCCAGCATGCTGACTGGTTCTTCCCTGGAg AGATTGAGTTTAACCTGACGGGCAGCTACGGCAGCCCCATCCACACCAACCACAACTCCAACTACAGCTCCATGCCCTCGCCCGACATGGACCAATCGGAGCGCAAGCCGCAGCACGACCAGAGCCGACGCCCGCTCAGCGTCGCCACTGACAACATGATGCTGGAGTTCTACAAGAAGGACGG CATTAGGAAGATCCAGAG TATGGGCGTGCGTGTGATGGACACCAACTGGGTGTCCCGTAAGGGCTCGTCCACGCTGGTGCGGAAGACGTCGTCCACCCCTCCAGGCTTGCAGGGCCCGGGCTCGGCTGACAACCTCATCCCTGAGCAGCCGGGAGAGCTggccccctcgccctcccccacccctccgcccGGGGACAGGGCTGG CTCAGACGACGTCTCGCCCAATCGGCCGGACTCCTCTCATGTCTACCCTCCCCCGGGGGAGGACCGGCCGccccctccctaccccaccTCCTCGTGCCACCCCGCTCCTCACCACTTCTACCCTAAACCCCCGCCCTGCGCTCGTCCTGTGGCCCCGGGTCCCGAGTCCCAGCCCcccggctccccccccccccccctgcgctGGTCCGGCTTCACCCCCCCGctcccgcctccctcctcctcctcctcctcctcttcctcctcgctcGACATCAACTCCAACCCCAAGCCCAGCTGCCTGCACTTCCCCAAGCACGGCCCGCCCGGCGACGTGTCGCATGCCCCCCCGCCCGACCCCACCGCTTCTCCCCTCTACATCAAAACCCCCCTGGTGCTGACGCGCCACGACCTGTCCCTTGGCAACCCCCCTAGCCtcccctcgtccgcgcccccGCCGTGGGCGGCCTGTCCCTGTGCCCGAGAGAGAGGACCCAGACTGACTAG CACACTGAAAAGTAAAGAGCTCTCGCCTGTGATTGGTCACAAGGCTGTGCAGGTGGCAGGCCCGACGGTGCCCCCTGTGGGTGGGCAGCAAAGCTGCAGCCAGTCGCCCCACTCCACAGAGCACAGCCCACACACGATGCGCAAAG GCTCTAAGAAGCTGGCTCCTGTCCCGCCCAAGGTTCCCTACGGCCAATCGTGTGGGATGTCAGACCAGTCCACAGGTCAGCCGTCGCCGGTCAGCCTGTCCCCTACTCCTCCCAGTACCCCCTCCCCGTACGGACTGGCCTGCCCCCCGGGGCAAGCGCTAGCGTCCTCCCCCGGGCAGACCCCCCTCTGTGGGGCCCCccactccctgtcctccccgccCTCTCTGACCGGGACGCTCACCAAGTCGCGGCCCGCCCCCAAGCCCAGGCAGAGACCTAGcctgccccctcctcagccGCCCGGCGCCCCCCCGGGCCTCTCTGGGGCCCCGGGACCCCAGCCCCTGGAGCAGGGCCTCCTGGACGGACTGTCCCCCGGGGAGAGCATGTCCACAG ATATCTTCAATTATGAAATCCCCTCCTTCAATGTCAATCTGGACAGCCTCATCGATGAGTTCAGCGGGGGCCCCTGCAGGAGGTCCCTGGCAGTGGCAGACACTCCAGAGGGGGAAACTGGGCCAGAGGAGGATGGCCAGAGCACCACCTTATGA
- the arhgap44a gene encoding rho GTPase-activating protein 44 isoform X4: MKKQFNRMRQLANQTVGRAEKTEVLSDDLLQVEKRLDLVKQVTHSTHKKLTACLQGQQGADVEKRSVKSPSKKLPLTILAQCMVEGASVLGDDSLLGKMLTLCGETEEKLAQELIQFEFQIERDVVEPLYVLAEVDIPNIQKQRKHLAKLVLDMDSARTRFHQSSKSSSNPSNLQLGGAKADALREEMEEAANRMEICRDQLSADMYNFVAKEIDYANYFQTLIEIQAEYHRKSLEILQSVLPQIKAHQEAWVEKPSYGKALEEHLNISGREIAFPIEACVTMLLECGMQEEGLFRVAPSASKLKKLKASLDCGVMDVQEYSADPHAIAGALKSYLRELPEPLMASELYEEWIQASNVQDMDKRLQALLVACEKLPTDNLNNFRYLIKFLSKLTDYQDSNKMTPGNIAIVLGPNLLWTHSEANVTEMMTTVSLQIVGIIEPIIQHADWFFPGEIEFNLTGSYGSPIHTNHNSNYSSMPSPDMDQSERKPQHDQSRRPLSVATDNMMLEFYKKDGIRKIQSMGVRVMDTNWVSRKGSSTLVRKTSSTPPGLQGPGSADNLIPEQPGELAPSPSPTPPPGDRAGTLKSKELSPVIGHKAVQVAGPTVPPVGGQQSCSQSPHSTEHSPHTMRKGSKKLAPVPPKVPYGQSCGMSDQSTGQPSPVSLSPTPPSTPSPYGLACPPGQALASSPGQTPLCGAPHSLSSPPSLTGTLTKSRPAPKPRQRPSLPPPQPPGAPPGLSGAPGPQPLEQGLLDGLSPGESMSTDIFNYEIPSFNVNLDSLIDEFSGGPCRRSLAVADTPEGETGPEEDGQSTTL, encoded by the exons ATGAAGAAGCAATTCAATCGAATGCGACAGCTCGCTAACCAAACGGTGGGCAG GGCAGAAAAAACAGAGGTCCTAAGCGACGATCTTTTGCAG GTGGAGAAACGTCTGGATCTAGTCAAACAGGTGACCCACAGCACTCACAAGAAGCTTACCGCCTGCCTGCAGGGTCAACAGGGAGCAGATGTGGAGAAGAGATCCGTCAAGTCTCCCTCG AAGAAGCTACCACTTACCATCCTAGCACAATGTATGGTGGAGGGAGCATCAGTGTTAGGGGACGACTCCCTGCTTGG GAAGATGCTGACGTTGTgcggggagacagaggagaagctGGCCCAGGAGCTGATACAGTTTGAGttccagatagagagagatgttgtGGAGCCTCTCTATGTGCTGGCTGAG GTGGACATCCCTAATATCCAGAAACAGAGAAAGCATCTAGCTAAGCTAGTCTTAGACATGGACTCGGCCAGGACAAG ATTCCACCAGTCCTCCAAGTCCTCCAGTAACCCTAGCAACCTGCAGCTGGGCGGGGCCAAGGCCGATGCTCTCCGTGAAGAAATGGAGGAGGCGGCCAATCGGATGGAGATCTGCAGG GATCAGCTGTCTGCAGACATGTACAATTTTGTGGCCAAAGAAATAGACTATGCAAACTACTTTCAGACG CTGATAGAGATACAGGCAGAGTACCACAGGAAGTCTCTAGAGATCCTCCAGAGTGTCCTCCCCCAAATCAAAGCCCACCAGG AGGCGTGGGTGGAGAAGCCGTCCTATGGCAAAGCTCTGGAGGAGCATCTGAACATCAGCGGCAGAGAGATAGCCTTCCCCATAGAGGCCTGCGTCACCATGCTGCTGGAGTGCGGCATGCAGGAAGAG GGACTGTTCAGGGTGGCTCCCTCAGCGTCCAAGCTGAAGAAGCTGAAAGCCTCGCTCGACTGCGGCGTCATGGACGTGCAGGAGTACTCCGCTGACCCCCACGCCATCGCAG GGGCTCTGAAGTCATACCTCCGGGAGCTCCCAGAGCCTCTGATGGCCAGTGAACTTTACGAGGAGTGGATCCAGGCCTCTAA TGTTCAGGATATGGACAAGAGATTACAAGCATTGCTGGTGGCCTGTGAGAAACTACCAACTGACAATTTAAACAACTTCAG ATATTTGATCAAGTTCCTGTCGAAGCTAACCGATTACCAGGATTCGAACAAGATGACTCCTGGTAACATTGCTATCGTTCTGGGGCCCAACCTGCTGTGGACCCACTCTGAGGC GAACGTGACCGAGATGATGACCACCGTGTCCCTTCAGATCGTGGGTATCATTGAGCCCATTATCCAGCATGCTGACTGGTTCTTCCCTGGAg AGATTGAGTTTAACCTGACGGGCAGCTACGGCAGCCCCATCCACACCAACCACAACTCCAACTACAGCTCCATGCCCTCGCCCGACATGGACCAATCGGAGCGCAAGCCGCAGCACGACCAGAGCCGACGCCCGCTCAGCGTCGCCACTGACAACATGATGCTGGAGTTCTACAAGAAGGACGG CATTAGGAAGATCCAGAG TATGGGCGTGCGTGTGATGGACACCAACTGGGTGTCCCGTAAGGGCTCGTCCACGCTGGTGCGGAAGACGTCGTCCACCCCTCCAGGCTTGCAGGGCCCGGGCTCGGCTGACAACCTCATCCCTGAGCAGCCGGGAGAGCTggccccctcgccctcccccacccctccgcccGGGGACAGGGCTGG CACACTGAAAAGTAAAGAGCTCTCGCCTGTGATTGGTCACAAGGCTGTGCAGGTGGCAGGCCCGACGGTGCCCCCTGTGGGTGGGCAGCAAAGCTGCAGCCAGTCGCCCCACTCCACAGAGCACAGCCCACACACGATGCGCAAAG GCTCTAAGAAGCTGGCTCCTGTCCCGCCCAAGGTTCCCTACGGCCAATCGTGTGGGATGTCAGACCAGTCCACAGGTCAGCCGTCGCCGGTCAGCCTGTCCCCTACTCCTCCCAGTACCCCCTCCCCGTACGGACTGGCCTGCCCCCCGGGGCAAGCGCTAGCGTCCTCCCCCGGGCAGACCCCCCTCTGTGGGGCCCCccactccctgtcctccccgccCTCTCTGACCGGGACGCTCACCAAGTCGCGGCCCGCCCCCAAGCCCAGGCAGAGACCTAGcctgccccctcctcagccGCCCGGCGCCCCCCCGGGCCTCTCTGGGGCCCCGGGACCCCAGCCCCTGGAGCAGGGCCTCCTGGACGGACTGTCCCCCGGGGAGAGCATGTCCACAG ATATCTTCAATTATGAAATCCCCTCCTTCAATGTCAATCTGGACAGCCTCATCGATGAGTTCAGCGGGGGCCCCTGCAGGAGGTCCCTGGCAGTGGCAGACACTCCAGAGGGGGAAACTGGGCCAGAGGAGGATGGCCAGAGCACCACCTTATGA
- the arhgap44a gene encoding rho GTPase-activating protein 44 isoform X2: MKKQFNRMRQLANQTVGRAEKTEVLSDDLLQVEKRLDLVKQVTHSTHKKLTACLQGQQGADVEKRSVKSPSKKLPLTILAQCMVEGASVLGDDSLLGKMLTLCGETEEKLAQELIQFEFQIERDVVEPLYVLAEVDIPNIQKQRKHLAKLVLDMDSARTRFHQSSKSSSNPSNLQLGGAKADALREEMEEAANRMEICRDQLSADMYNFVAKEIDYANYFQTLIEIQAEYHRKSLEILQSVLPQIKAHQEAWVEKPSYGKALEEHLNISGREIAFPIEACVTMLLECGMQEEGLFRVAPSASKLKKLKASLDCGVMDVQEYSADPHAIAGALKSYLRELPEPLMASELYEEWIQASNVQDMDKRLQALLVACEKLPTDNLNNFRYLIKFLSKLTDYQDSNKMTPGNIAIVLGPNLLWTHSEANVTEMMTTVSLQIVGIIEPIIQHADWFFPGEIEFNLTGSYGSPIHTNHNSNYSSMPSPDMDQSERKPQHDQSRRPLSVATDNMMLEFYKKDGMGVRVMDTNWVSRKGSSTLVRKTSSTPPGLQGPGSADNLIPEQPGELAPSPSPTPPPGDRAGSDDVSPNRPDSSHVYPPPGEDRPPPPYPTSSCHPAPHHFYPKPPPCARPVAPGPESQPPGSPPPPLRWSGFTPPLPPPSSSSSSSSSSLDINSNPKPSCLHFPKHGPPGDVSHAPPPDPTASPLYIKTPLVLTRHDLSLGNPPSLPSSAPPPWAACPCARERGPRLTSTLKSKELSPVIGHKAVQVAGPTVPPVGGQQSCSQSPHSTEHSPHTMRKGQWPGSSVFSTYSDQK; encoded by the exons ATGAAGAAGCAATTCAATCGAATGCGACAGCTCGCTAACCAAACGGTGGGCAG GGCAGAAAAAACAGAGGTCCTAAGCGACGATCTTTTGCAG GTGGAGAAACGTCTGGATCTAGTCAAACAGGTGACCCACAGCACTCACAAGAAGCTTACCGCCTGCCTGCAGGGTCAACAGGGAGCAGATGTGGAGAAGAGATCCGTCAAGTCTCCCTCG AAGAAGCTACCACTTACCATCCTAGCACAATGTATGGTGGAGGGAGCATCAGTGTTAGGGGACGACTCCCTGCTTGG GAAGATGCTGACGTTGTgcggggagacagaggagaagctGGCCCAGGAGCTGATACAGTTTGAGttccagatagagagagatgttgtGGAGCCTCTCTATGTGCTGGCTGAG GTGGACATCCCTAATATCCAGAAACAGAGAAAGCATCTAGCTAAGCTAGTCTTAGACATGGACTCGGCCAGGACAAG ATTCCACCAGTCCTCCAAGTCCTCCAGTAACCCTAGCAACCTGCAGCTGGGCGGGGCCAAGGCCGATGCTCTCCGTGAAGAAATGGAGGAGGCGGCCAATCGGATGGAGATCTGCAGG GATCAGCTGTCTGCAGACATGTACAATTTTGTGGCCAAAGAAATAGACTATGCAAACTACTTTCAGACG CTGATAGAGATACAGGCAGAGTACCACAGGAAGTCTCTAGAGATCCTCCAGAGTGTCCTCCCCCAAATCAAAGCCCACCAGG AGGCGTGGGTGGAGAAGCCGTCCTATGGCAAAGCTCTGGAGGAGCATCTGAACATCAGCGGCAGAGAGATAGCCTTCCCCATAGAGGCCTGCGTCACCATGCTGCTGGAGTGCGGCATGCAGGAAGAG GGACTGTTCAGGGTGGCTCCCTCAGCGTCCAAGCTGAAGAAGCTGAAAGCCTCGCTCGACTGCGGCGTCATGGACGTGCAGGAGTACTCCGCTGACCCCCACGCCATCGCAG GGGCTCTGAAGTCATACCTCCGGGAGCTCCCAGAGCCTCTGATGGCCAGTGAACTTTACGAGGAGTGGATCCAGGCCTCTAA TGTTCAGGATATGGACAAGAGATTACAAGCATTGCTGGTGGCCTGTGAGAAACTACCAACTGACAATTTAAACAACTTCAG ATATTTGATCAAGTTCCTGTCGAAGCTAACCGATTACCAGGATTCGAACAAGATGACTCCTGGTAACATTGCTATCGTTCTGGGGCCCAACCTGCTGTGGACCCACTCTGAGGC GAACGTGACCGAGATGATGACCACCGTGTCCCTTCAGATCGTGGGTATCATTGAGCCCATTATCCAGCATGCTGACTGGTTCTTCCCTGGAg AGATTGAGTTTAACCTGACGGGCAGCTACGGCAGCCCCATCCACACCAACCACAACTCCAACTACAGCTCCATGCCCTCGCCCGACATGGACCAATCGGAGCGCAAGCCGCAGCACGACCAGAGCCGACGCCCGCTCAGCGTCGCCACTGACAACATGATGCTGGAGTTCTACAAGAAGGACGG TATGGGCGTGCGTGTGATGGACACCAACTGGGTGTCCCGTAAGGGCTCGTCCACGCTGGTGCGGAAGACGTCGTCCACCCCTCCAGGCTTGCAGGGCCCGGGCTCGGCTGACAACCTCATCCCTGAGCAGCCGGGAGAGCTggccccctcgccctcccccacccctccgcccGGGGACAGGGCTGG CTCAGACGACGTCTCGCCCAATCGGCCGGACTCCTCTCATGTCTACCCTCCCCCGGGGGAGGACCGGCCGccccctccctaccccaccTCCTCGTGCCACCCCGCTCCTCACCACTTCTACCCTAAACCCCCGCCCTGCGCTCGTCCTGTGGCCCCGGGTCCCGAGTCCCAGCCCcccggctccccccccccccccctgcgctGGTCCGGCTTCACCCCCCCGctcccgcctccctcctcctcctcctcctcctcttcctcctcgctcGACATCAACTCCAACCCCAAGCCCAGCTGCCTGCACTTCCCCAAGCACGGCCCGCCCGGCGACGTGTCGCATGCCCCCCCGCCCGACCCCACCGCTTCTCCCCTCTACATCAAAACCCCCCTGGTGCTGACGCGCCACGACCTGTCCCTTGGCAACCCCCCTAGCCtcccctcgtccgcgcccccGCCGTGGGCGGCCTGTCCCTGTGCCCGAGAGAGAGGACCCAGACTGACTAG CACACTGAAAAGTAAAGAGCTCTCGCCTGTGATTGGTCACAAGGCTGTGCAGGTGGCAGGCCCGACGGTGCCCCCTGTGGGTGGGCAGCAAAGCTGCAGCCAGTCGCCCCACTCCACAGAGCACAGCCCACACACGATGCGCAAAGGTCAGTGGCCCGGTAGCTCAGTGTTCAGTACTTACAGTGACCAGAAATGA
- the arhgap44a gene encoding rho GTPase-activating protein 44 isoform X1, whose protein sequence is MKKQFNRMRQLANQTVGRAEKTEVLSDDLLQVEKRLDLVKQVTHSTHKKLTACLQGQQGADVEKRSVKSPSKLPLTILAQCMVEGASVLGDDSLLGKMLTLCGETEEKLAQELIQFEFQIERDVVEPLYVLAEVDIPNIQKQRKHLAKLVLDMDSARTRFHQSSKSSSNPSNLQLGGAKADALREEMEEAANRMEICRDQLSADMYNFVAKEIDYANYFQTLIEIQAEYHRKSLEILQSVLPQIKAHQEAWVEKPSYGKALEEHLNISGREIAFPIEACVTMLLECGMQEEGLFRVAPSASKLKKLKASLDCGVMDVQEYSADPHAIAGALKSYLRELPEPLMASELYEEWIQASNVQDMDKRLQALLVACEKLPTDNLNNFRYLIKFLSKLTDYQDSNKMTPGNIAIVLGPNLLWTHSEANVTEMMTTVSLQIVGIIEPIIQHADWFFPGEIEFNLTGSYGSPIHTNHNSNYSSMPSPDMDQSERKPQHDQSRRPLSVATDNMMLEFYKKDGIRKIQSMGVRVMDTNWVSRKGSSTLVRKTSSTPPGLQGPGSADNLIPEQPGELAPSPSPTPPPGDRAGSDDVSPNRPDSSHVYPPPGEDRPPPPYPTSSCHPAPHHFYPKPPPCARPVAPGPESQPPGSPPPPLRWSGFTPPLPPPSSSSSSSSSSLDINSNPKPSCLHFPKHGPPGDVSHAPPPDPTASPLYIKTPLVLTRHDLSLGNPPSLPSSAPPPWAACPCARERGPRLTSTLKSKELSPVIGHKAVQVAGPTVPPVGGQQSCSQSPHSTEHSPHTMRKGQWPGSSVFSTYSDQK, encoded by the exons ATGAAGAAGCAATTCAATCGAATGCGACAGCTCGCTAACCAAACGGTGGGCAG GGCAGAAAAAACAGAGGTCCTAAGCGACGATCTTTTGCAG GTGGAGAAACGTCTGGATCTAGTCAAACAGGTGACCCACAGCACTCACAAGAAGCTTACCGCCTGCCTGCAGGGTCAACAGGGAGCAGATGTGGAGAAGAGATCCGTCAAGTCTCCCTCG AAGCTACCACTTACCATCCTAGCACAATGTATGGTGGAGGGAGCATCAGTGTTAGGGGACGACTCCCTGCTTGG GAAGATGCTGACGTTGTgcggggagacagaggagaagctGGCCCAGGAGCTGATACAGTTTGAGttccagatagagagagatgttgtGGAGCCTCTCTATGTGCTGGCTGAG GTGGACATCCCTAATATCCAGAAACAGAGAAAGCATCTAGCTAAGCTAGTCTTAGACATGGACTCGGCCAGGACAAG ATTCCACCAGTCCTCCAAGTCCTCCAGTAACCCTAGCAACCTGCAGCTGGGCGGGGCCAAGGCCGATGCTCTCCGTGAAGAAATGGAGGAGGCGGCCAATCGGATGGAGATCTGCAGG GATCAGCTGTCTGCAGACATGTACAATTTTGTGGCCAAAGAAATAGACTATGCAAACTACTTTCAGACG CTGATAGAGATACAGGCAGAGTACCACAGGAAGTCTCTAGAGATCCTCCAGAGTGTCCTCCCCCAAATCAAAGCCCACCAGG AGGCGTGGGTGGAGAAGCCGTCCTATGGCAAAGCTCTGGAGGAGCATCTGAACATCAGCGGCAGAGAGATAGCCTTCCCCATAGAGGCCTGCGTCACCATGCTGCTGGAGTGCGGCATGCAGGAAGAG GGACTGTTCAGGGTGGCTCCCTCAGCGTCCAAGCTGAAGAAGCTGAAAGCCTCGCTCGACTGCGGCGTCATGGACGTGCAGGAGTACTCCGCTGACCCCCACGCCATCGCAG GGGCTCTGAAGTCATACCTCCGGGAGCTCCCAGAGCCTCTGATGGCCAGTGAACTTTACGAGGAGTGGATCCAGGCCTCTAA TGTTCAGGATATGGACAAGAGATTACAAGCATTGCTGGTGGCCTGTGAGAAACTACCAACTGACAATTTAAACAACTTCAG ATATTTGATCAAGTTCCTGTCGAAGCTAACCGATTACCAGGATTCGAACAAGATGACTCCTGGTAACATTGCTATCGTTCTGGGGCCCAACCTGCTGTGGACCCACTCTGAGGC GAACGTGACCGAGATGATGACCACCGTGTCCCTTCAGATCGTGGGTATCATTGAGCCCATTATCCAGCATGCTGACTGGTTCTTCCCTGGAg AGATTGAGTTTAACCTGACGGGCAGCTACGGCAGCCCCATCCACACCAACCACAACTCCAACTACAGCTCCATGCCCTCGCCCGACATGGACCAATCGGAGCGCAAGCCGCAGCACGACCAGAGCCGACGCCCGCTCAGCGTCGCCACTGACAACATGATGCTGGAGTTCTACAAGAAGGACGG CATTAGGAAGATCCAGAG TATGGGCGTGCGTGTGATGGACACCAACTGGGTGTCCCGTAAGGGCTCGTCCACGCTGGTGCGGAAGACGTCGTCCACCCCTCCAGGCTTGCAGGGCCCGGGCTCGGCTGACAACCTCATCCCTGAGCAGCCGGGAGAGCTggccccctcgccctcccccacccctccgcccGGGGACAGGGCTGG CTCAGACGACGTCTCGCCCAATCGGCCGGACTCCTCTCATGTCTACCCTCCCCCGGGGGAGGACCGGCCGccccctccctaccccaccTCCTCGTGCCACCCCGCTCCTCACCACTTCTACCCTAAACCCCCGCCCTGCGCTCGTCCTGTGGCCCCGGGTCCCGAGTCCCAGCCCcccggctccccccccccccccctgcgctGGTCCGGCTTCACCCCCCCGctcccgcctccctcctcctcctcctcctcctcttcctcctcgctcGACATCAACTCCAACCCCAAGCCCAGCTGCCTGCACTTCCCCAAGCACGGCCCGCCCGGCGACGTGTCGCATGCCCCCCCGCCCGACCCCACCGCTTCTCCCCTCTACATCAAAACCCCCCTGGTGCTGACGCGCCACGACCTGTCCCTTGGCAACCCCCCTAGCCtcccctcgtccgcgcccccGCCGTGGGCGGCCTGTCCCTGTGCCCGAGAGAGAGGACCCAGACTGACTAG CACACTGAAAAGTAAAGAGCTCTCGCCTGTGATTGGTCACAAGGCTGTGCAGGTGGCAGGCCCGACGGTGCCCCCTGTGGGTGGGCAGCAAAGCTGCAGCCAGTCGCCCCACTCCACAGAGCACAGCCCACACACGATGCGCAAAGGTCAGTGGCCCGGTAGCTCAGTGTTCAGTACTTACAGTGACCAGAAATGA
- the LOC134009623 gene encoding RING finger protein 222: protein MSCSLSSFRMNMQPLEGDDAPEDSHECPVCYECLSGLKRTLSCGHVFCHDCLVKTLVSVNKDCGIIKDMIICPICRHITFLKKLEVLASEGTEKDAEEGQTLEVPVLAPTGNLQFQSARRDSRNTAPNGFNWIVGRLRIIVERLNRHRLIKPSQIDSQLFIISAQGRPMKEEDALSVVTVTVQPNRRQRRRLKICTTSRCLVVLLLLFTLLALVAATLPWVLLA from the coding sequence ATGTCCTGCTCACTCAGTTCCTTTAGGATGAATATGCAGCCACTTGAGGGGGACGATGCACCGGAGGACTCACACGAATGCCCAGTGTGCTACGAGTGTCTTTCAGGCCTTAAGAGGACCCTGAGTTGCGGACATGTTTTTTGCCATGATTGTTTGGTCAAAACCCTGGTCAGCGTCAACAAGGACTGCGGGATAATAAAGGATATGATTATATGTCCCATATGCCGACACATAACATTCCTCAAAAAATTGGAGGTCCTGGCTTCAGAAGGTACAGAAAAGGACGCAGAAGAGGGGCAGACTCTGGAGGTCCCAGTCCTCGCACCTACTGGAAACTTACAGTTCCAAAGCGCACGACGCGATTCAAGAAATACTGCACCAAATGGATTCAACTGGATTGTGGGACGTCTTAGAATAATTGTGGAGAGGTTAAACAGACACAGACTGATCAAACCCAGCCAAATCGATTCTCAGCTTTTCATCATTAGTGCCCAAGGTCGACCAATGAAGGAGGAAGATGCGCTGAGTGTTGTTACAGTGACCGTTCAACCCAACCGCAGGCAGCGGCGGCGACTCAAAATTTGCACAACTTCGCGTTGTTTGGTCGTGCTGCTTCTGCTGTTTACCTTGTTGGCATTGGTAGCAGCGACACTTCCTTGGGTTTTACTGGCATAA